A window of Danio aesculapii unplaced genomic scaffold, fDanAes4.1, whole genome shotgun sequence genomic DNA:
ttctctatctacacggcatctttaggaacagtcatccagaaacatggtttttcctaccactgctatgctgatgacacccagctatacctctctttccaccctgatgatccctcggttccagctcgcatttcagcctgcctgtcagacatttcacactggatgaaagatcatcatctccagcttaacctcatgaaaacggaaatgcttgaagtttctgccaacccgactcttcaccataacttttcaatccagatggatggagcaaccatcactgcatccaaaatggtaaaaagccttggagttacgattgatgaccaactgaacttctctgaccacatttctagaactgcccgatcttgcagattcgcactctacaacatcagaaaggtccgacccttcctatctgaacatacagctcaactcattgttcaagctcttgtcctctccaaactggactattgcaactctctgctagccgggctaccaggtagttctatcaaacctcttcagctgcttcagaacgcagctgcacgagtggtctttgatgaacccaaaagagcacatgtcactccgctactcacccgtttgcactggcttccagttgctgcccgcatcaaattcaaagctctgatgtttgcttacaaagtgacctctagctgtgctccttcgtatctgctctcacttctgcagatatatgtgccctccagaaacttgcgttctgtgaatgaacgtcgcctcgttgttccatcccaaagagggaagaaatcactttcccgaactctcacattcaatctgcccagttggtggaatgaactccccaactacatcagaacagccgagtcacttgctgtcttcaagaaacgactaaaaacgcaactgtttagtctccacttttcctcctaatctgcaattgcctctctggctataccactaactgagccctctttctctctctctctctaaaaaaaaaaaaaaaaaaaaaaaaaaaaaaaaaaaaaaaaaaatttctactaatgttttgcttcttagacttttacacgcctgaaacttgtctatagcgcttgttcactgctgctcttatagttgtgtaaattgcttccttgtcctcatttgtaagtcgctttggataaaagcgtctgctaaatgactaaatctaaatgtaaatgtaaatatatatatacacacacatgtatatatatatatatatatatatatacacatgtatatatatatatacacatgtatatatatatatatatatatatatatatatatatacacatgtatatatatatatatatatatatatatatatatatatatatatatatatatatatatatatatatatatatatatatatatatatatacacatatacatatatatatacacatatacatatatatatacacatatacatatatatatatatacacatatatatatatatacacatatatatacatatacatatatatatatatatatatatatatatatatatatatatatatatatatatatacatatacatatgtatatatatatatatatatatatatatatatatatatatatatatatatatatatatatatatacatatacatatgtatatatatatatatatatatatatatatatatatatatatatatatatatatatatatatatatatatacatatgtatatatatatatatatatatacatgtgtatatatatatatatacatgtgtgtatatatatatatatatatatatatatatatatatatatatatatatatatatatatatatatacatgtgtatatatatatacatgtgtatatatatatatatatatatatatatatatatatatatatatatatatatatatatatataaatatatatatatatatatatatatatatatatatatatatatatatacacacatatatgtacatgtgtgtaaaatatatatatatatatatatatatatatatatatatatatatatatatacatatatatatatatatacatatatatatatatatatatacatatacatatatatatatatacatatacatatgtatatatatatatatatatatatatatatatatatatatatatatatatatatatatatatatatacatatatatatacatatacatatatatatatacatatacatatgtatatataatatatatacatatatatatatacatatatatatatacatatatatatatatatatatatatatatacatatacatatgtatatatatatatatatgtatatatatatatatatattatatatatatatatatatatatatatatatatatatatatatatatatatatatatatatatacatatatattataatatatatatatatatatatatatataatatatatagatatatacatatatatatatatatatatatacatatacatatatacatacatatatacatacatatacatatacatatatatatatacatatacacatatacatatatatatatatacatatacatatgtatatatatatatatatatatatatatatatatatatatatatacatatatatatatatatacatatatatatacatatacatatatatatatatacatatatatatacatatacatatatatatatatatatatatatatatacatatacatatacatagacatatacatgtatatatatatatatatatatatatatatatatatatatatatatatatatatatatacatatatatatacatatacatatatatatatacatatacatatgtatatatatatatatatatatatatacatatatacatatatatatacatatatatatatatatatacatatatatatatatatatacatatatatatatatatatatatatatacatatatatatatatatatatatatacatatatatatatatatatatatatatacatatatatatatatatatatatatatacatatatatatacaatatatatatatatatatatatatatacatatatatatatatatatatttatatatatatatatatatatatatatacatatacatatgtatatatgtatatatatatgtatatatatatatacatatatatatacatattatatatataatatatatatatatatatatatatctatatatatatatatatatatatatatatatatatatacatatatatatatatatatatatatatatatatatatatatatatatatatacatatatatatacatatttatatatatatatatatatatatatatatatacatatatatatatatatatatatatatatatatacatatatatatatatatatatacatatatatatatatatatacatatacatacgtaatatatatatatatatatatatatatacatatatatacatatatatatatatatatatatacatatatatatatatatatatatacatatatatatacatatatatatatatatatatacatatatactatatatatattatattaatatatatatatatattatatatatccctatatattatatacatatacatacgtatatatatatatatatatctatatatatatatatatatatatatatatattattatatatctatacatatatatatatatatatatacatatacatacgtatatatatatatatatatatatatatctaatattatatatatatatatatatatatatatatacacacatatacatatatatatatatatatacagagactttattgcagtgtttctcaaccatgttcctggaggaccactaaCTCTACagattttccatgtctccttaaccaaacacaccttcagattcagattatcagctcattagcagtgacggaaagacctgtaatgggtgtgacagacaaagagacatccaaaacatgcagtgttggtggtccttcaggaacatggttgagaaaacACTGCTCTATTGGACCAATTTTACCAACAGATGgcactgtatgctttacaaacacggagaacatacaaactccacacagaaatgccaactggctcagcatggactcgaaccagcgaccttcttgctgtgaggtgacagcgctaactgCTGAGCCACCGTGGCACCTTGATTTCTTACAAATGaccctaaaataataattaataaagtttattttaagcaaattacAAGTGTGTTCATAATGAGCTGTGTTCACATTATTCTCATGACATAGAAGCCAACTTGCATGACTCTCAATGCATTCCAAACAGGATATATCGCACTTCAGAATGAAAACAATCATGGCCACCATGTTGAAGTGTTATTTCAAACTCAAGTGCTCAAAACTGCACACTTCTAAGTGCCCTTTGCAATGAAGGATTTTAAACAATACATCTGATAGACACTTCAGGCTATGATCCTTAGAGCAGGGAAGTCATTTGGTGTCAAACAGCACGTTCAACTCAGGAGGACTCATCCTTATGCCTTAATCCCTTCAGAGGAATGCAGTataagctgaacacacacacacacactcttcctcgTGAGTAGTgttaactagcctagagtgccatctgctgtaaaaaaactaAGCTTAGAATCAATTAAAAAGAGAACAGCAGTGCATTTTTAACACTCCCGAATCAATGCAGAATCAATTTCCTGAACTGTTTTCATCACAGCTCTAGTTTTTTTAACAGGGTTAAATTGGAGTCAATATATTTCTCGAATAAAATATGGTTTTTAATTGATCGGGGGTCAATTATGTTTTGTACAATTGTACCGTTGTTCCTGACATCACTCTCCTGTTTTCTCTAACACACCTGTCGAAGGCCGACACAGTGCTGATGGCAAGCAGGAGGTAGAGCAGAGACTGTGCTGGATAAGCCAGACTGTGGTACTGCTGGAGAAGGTTGGGTAGTGTGGTCATCTGCTCTCCAGCCAACACATACACCACGATAATATTCCACACCGCATATCCAGCCAGAAATCCATGAGAGAAAAGTCCAATGATCCTACAGAGAAAAACAACAGCTTTAGCAGTTGAGCTCAGATTTGGAAATTTGGAATCGAGTATCAACATTATATTGTGCAACATTATATGCCGTGAAAGGGTTagttcaaggcaaggcaaggcaaggcaagtttatttatatagcacatttcatacacagtggcaattcaaagtgctttacataaacaggaataaaagaaacaagtataagagaaataaaaacaattaatagaaatggtaaaaatagaaataaaataaaataaaagctgataaaatgtgttataaaagaattaaaaagaagagaaaaacatagtagttcgatctttcagtcttgatttgaatgtgcctaatgttggagcacatctgatcatttctggaagctgattccagcaacgaggggcgtagtagctgaaagccgattcaccctgctttgactgaactcttgggatttctaatctatttgatcccaaagatctgagtgatctgttaggtttgtattcagtgagcatatctgtaatgttttgaggtcctaggccatttagtgatttatagaccagtaataatactttaaaatctattctgaatgtaactgggagccagtgtaaagacctgaggacaggtgtgatgtgctctgatttcctggttctggtcagaattctggccgcagcgttctggatgagctgcaactgtctgactgtctttttgggaaggccagtgaggacgccattacagtaatccactctgctgctgataaaagcatgaacaagtttctctaagtcttcactggaaacaaagcatctaattcttgcaatgtttttgagatgatagtatgctgatttactaactgctttgatatgactattaaaactcagatctgactccagagtcacaccaagatttttgaccttattttttgttgtttgacccttagagccaaggtaatTTTGTTCACACAAAATTAATGTTCTGTTATTAATTGCTCactcattcatgttgttccaatcccttAAGACCTTTGTTTGTCTTTAGAACTTGAGatttgaagatattttggaagAAATTCCAAGAGCTATCTGTcactccatagacagcaatggtctagatatttttacaatttttggtgcacaaaactgTTACAGTTAAACTGTAAGTCATATGGAATGTTCAAAGTATTTGGTACCTTTTCTGGTCTTGGTACCATCACTGGAGCGTCAGAGATCtttaggatttcatctaaaatatcttaatttgtgtttcgaAGATGTCAGGGGTTTGGAACGACATCAAGCTTAGCAACTaacaacataattttcatttttgggtgaactaaccatttagGCTCCACAAAATGAAGAGAATGGGTCATGATGAGCATGGACGACACTAAAAAGTTAAACAATGAAAGGAAAGTCTGTTTGGAAACTGAAACGCACAAGGATTAGCCAAACTGACCTGAAGCCGCTGTGGACCCTCATGGCCACATCTCGTGTGTTCCACATGGGTCTGACCTCCATGTACTCCTCCAGATGGTCATGGGATAAATCAGTCGCTTGGAAGCATCCTGCATCAGAGAGCATATCTgaacttaatttatttgcttCTTTTTATCAAATAAAGAAGAATCAAATGTCTGGAGTGAACATTTGCGCAATATTTGCTGTTAATGACCCTGTGGAACATATTGGGATAAGCAAAACACTTAACTTTACTAACTGACAAAATTACTTGAGAAAAGCAATAATCTCTATTTAATATTTCTTTGGCTCTCAGTTATTGGATAAACATTATctaaattttaaaattttaaaatattttttaaactaaatttaactACATTATACTCTCCAAACGCAACAATGCTTGAACTACATTAACTGAGTATTAGCATGACATAAAGGGTCAATATATTGATTGTCCTTGGCTGGACCACATATTTTACACTGTAACACACTTAACACATGTCCTATTCCATTACAAATTTCCAGAGCAAAAAATATCTACAACTTTCATGATTTCTctatacatttttaccatgatttagaGAACACAACTATTAAGCTGTTATTcagcataacaataataatccaaAAATCTGGTcagctatatataaataaaaataattttgatgaCATGATCACTCATGaaaaaatgatcatatttgaaagatcttttttttacaataattcaaATGTATAATGTTTTTTGACCCATTTCAGCAAGAAAAAACTGAATGACAACGCGACCTTATTTCACCCATAGTTTGACTACTCTATATTAATTAaagttatttgaaataataaattacttaCTTTAAATATACAGTTCATGTAGTTAAAATTGCTTTTGTAATTTTGATGCATAAAGGGGCAAACCCATGAAGAGGAATTACACCACGACATGACAGGTGGAATGCGAAACTCACGGTTCTTTTCCACAAACACTTTTCCTATAGGATGACTGTGACCCAGAGGGGCTGAGAAGAGAGAGCGCTGAGATATCGGTGCATGCACATCTGTGATGATGTCATCTTCCTCCACACCGAGCTCATTGGGAGACTGGTTTTCCATCATCTTATTCTTCCTTCAGAAAGAAAAGGATGTTACTCAGACAAGGACAATCATAAAATTATAATTGCTATGACACTGCTGCTTTTAGCTGTGAAAAGATAACgataatgaaaatttactcacattttactcACCCTGAGGTTGTTTTTTAGAAAACTACATCagttttttgttcaacaaaaaagataatattttgaaatatgttggtaACCAGAATTTATCATCTGTTTTCTtactatggcagtcaatgggTGCAAGTTACCAAGTTTTTTCATatcttgtgtgtgcgtgtgtgtgtgcgtgtgtgtgtgtgtgcttctgtttaacagaaaaagaaaatattttaagcattttagGGTGTTTACGAAGTTCCTGAATGCAttaaaggtcaaggtgctctaggattggccagtccagtcacaaGATATgatcattattgagcatgtctggggtaaaatgatggaggaggcattgaagatgaatctaaagaatcttgatgaactctgggagtcctgcaagaacgctttctttgccattccagataactttattaataagttatttgagccattgcagagatgtagttttttgtttaacaaaaaatatattttgaaatatgttggtaACCAGAATTTACTGCCTTTTTCTTACTATAGCAATCAATAGGTGCaagtttccatttttttttaatctgtgttcaacagaaaaagaaaatatttatgcAATTTTAGGGTGTGTAGacttgtttgtgcgtgtgtgtgtgaactatttCTCTAAGCTAACGTACTTCTTTTTTTGCTTCTAACCTTTTCCTCTTGCTTTTTTTGGTGACTTCTTCACCATCTGTATGGGACTCTTGAACATCTCCATTGGCGTGGTCTTGCTGTTCACCCTCATTATcttttaaaacaatcaaattaagaaTAATATAGCAATATATTCCATAAACGAAATGTGAATAAAATCCAcatcaaatatttaccaaaagtATGtgccttctttttcttcttcttcttcagtgGTGGATTGTCGTGAGGCTCAGGGGTCAGCGGCTCTCTGCTTTCAGACTGTCTGCGGCTCTCCAGACCCTCCATTTCTATAGCTGGCTCAGGACCTGCTGTTGTTCAGCGGGAAACATGTCAGTGTCTAAGTACACTAcgtgacaaaagtattgtcagttgtaagagcaacaaataataacttgactagttgatctagttgatcatttggaaaagtggcagaaggtagatttctgatgaatcatctgttgatctgcatcccaatcatcacaaatactgaagaagacctattggaacccacatggacccaagattctc
This region includes:
- the tmem237a gene encoding transmembrane protein 237A isoform X2; its protein translation is MPSVKPKKKKIKKEINEVEEPEAGPEPAIEMEGLESRRQSESREPLTPEPHDNPPLKKKKKKKAHTFDNEGEQQDHANGDVQESHTDGEEVTKKSKRKRKNKMMENQSPNELGVEEDDIITDVHAPISQRSLFSAPLGHSHPIGKVFVEKNRCFQATDLSHDHLEEYMEVRPMWNTRDVAMRVHSGFRIIGLFSHGFLAGYAVWNIIVVYVLAGEQMTTLPNLLQQYHSLAYPAQSLLYLLLAISTVSAFDRCVRENRRVMSGTTVQLYKT
- the tmem237a gene encoding transmembrane protein 237A isoform X1; its protein translation is MCVTSRADKMPSVKPKKKKIKKEINEVEEPEAGPEPAIEMEGLESRRQSESREPLTPEPHDNPPLKKKKKKKAHTFDNEGEQQDHANGDVQESHTDGEEVTKKSKRKRKNKMMENQSPNELGVEEDDIITDVHAPISQRSLFSAPLGHSHPIGKVFVEKNRCFQATDLSHDHLEEYMEVRPMWNTRDVAMRVHSGFRIIGLFSHGFLAGYAVWNIIVVYVLAGEQMTTLPNLLQQYHSLAYPAQSLLYLLLAISTVSAFDRCVRENRRVMSGTTVQLYKT